One part of the Nitrospirae bacterium YQR-1 genome encodes these proteins:
- a CDS encoding FAD-binding protein — translation MQIKVDRELCTSCETCIASCPYEAIVLRQGKAFVNEYCQICRICLSVCPEGAIKEVKDTHSDDADTVKDISAYKGVMVFAEQRGGKVSQVAFELLSAGRSLSDKLSVELSAILPGAAESEAEELIKWGADKVYLCNSAALTNFNDEPYTELVSKIIKEYKPEIVLAGATAIGRSFFPRVAARLHAGLTADCTSLEIEEGGRNLLAIRPAFGGNIMATIMCPDTRPQMATVRPKVMKKGAYDTCRTGIIINVEAPDTAKCRTRVLETANEASVCTINIAEAEVIVSGGRGLGNPKGFEMLKELAELVNGTLGASRAAVDEGWIPYNHQVGQTGKTVCPKVYIACGISGAVQHMVGMQSSDIIIAINKNAEAPIFNIANYGIVGDLYEIIPMLIKKIKEERG, via the coding sequence ATGCAAATAAAGGTTGACAGGGAATTATGTACCAGTTGTGAGACATGTATAGCCTCCTGTCCGTATGAGGCAATAGTGTTACGGCAGGGTAAGGCTTTTGTTAACGAGTACTGCCAGATATGCCGGATTTGTCTGAGTGTCTGCCCCGAGGGCGCTATAAAGGAAGTGAAGGATACGCACTCAGATGATGCAGATACAGTTAAGGACATATCGGCATACAAAGGGGTGATGGTGTTTGCCGAGCAAAGGGGAGGGAAGGTTTCTCAGGTGGCGTTTGAACTTCTCTCAGCCGGGCGCTCTCTGTCGGATAAGCTCTCAGTTGAGTTATCCGCAATACTGCCCGGTGCCGCTGAATCAGAGGCGGAGGAACTTATCAAGTGGGGAGCGGATAAGGTGTATCTATGCAACAGCGCCGCACTTACAAATTTTAACGACGAACCATATACTGAGCTTGTTTCAAAAATCATAAAAGAGTACAAGCCTGAAATCGTATTAGCCGGAGCCACTGCAATCGGAAGATCGTTTTTCCCTCGTGTAGCGGCCCGTCTTCATGCAGGGCTTACGGCGGATTGTACATCTTTGGAAATTGAAGAGGGAGGTAGAAACCTGCTTGCCATAAGGCCGGCATTCGGCGGTAACATTATGGCGACAATTATGTGCCCGGACACCCGCCCCCAGATGGCTACAGTGCGCCCAAAGGTTATGAAAAAAGGTGCATACGATACATGCAGGACAGGTATAATTATCAATGTTGAGGCACCGGATACTGCAAAGTGTAGAACCAGGGTGTTGGAGACCGCTAATGAGGCCTCTGTTTGCACTATAAACATTGCGGAAGCCGAGGTGATAGTCTCAGGGGGCAGGGGGTTAGGAAATCCTAAGGGGTTTGAAATGCTAAAGGAGCTTGCAGAGCTTGTAAACGGCACACTGGGTGCTTCCAGAGCAGCCGTTGATGAGGGGTGGATTCCTTATAACCATCAGGTTGGCCAGACCGGCAAAACGGTGTGTCCGAAGGTTTATATCGCCTGTGGCATCTCAGGCGCTGTGCAGCACATGGTCGGAATGCAGTCATCGGACATCATTATCGCTATAAATAAAAACGCCGAGGCGCCGATTTTCAATATTGCCAATTATGGAATAGTGGGCGACCTGTATGAAATCATACCTATGCTGATTAAGAAGATTAAGGAGGAAAGGGGATGA
- a CDS encoding TldD/PmbA family protein has product MPDTEFINKVLNAATGRYGVKCEVFAAWSKSIEAEAKEAEVESLQRSQGSGFSIRVLKDNKQGLAYSTDFEKWPEVLDYALEAAKWTQSDDYISFSPKQQYFDVDIYDKNIVSIKEDDVIAMAMDVERAALQESGKVKRVRNASAEVTVMELCLANTGGLFGLYSATSCSFSVMAMAEENGDTQSGWHYETNRYLPAKAAACSVGKIAALRALELLGARPFKSLKTAIVMDNSVAVDFLSLIASSLSSENVQKGKSMFCGKLSKPVVSEHVNIIDDATIHRSSAGRPFDGEGVPSQKTVLISNGILSGYLYNLYTAKKDNVKSTGNAARGGIKGLPQVGASNLYIEPAGDKFKYSDLDEMFKDMGTGLYITDAMGVHMANRITGDFSVGVSGIWIENGSRAFPVKEAVMSGNLLDFFKNIEAFAGEVKFYGRYGSPSLLINDVDISG; this is encoded by the coding sequence ATGCCGGATACGGAATTTATTAATAAGGTTCTTAACGCCGCCACAGGCCGCTACGGCGTAAAGTGTGAGGTTTTTGCAGCCTGGTCCAAAAGCATTGAGGCAGAGGCTAAGGAGGCTGAGGTTGAAAGTCTGCAACGCTCCCAAGGCTCAGGATTTTCTATCCGTGTGCTTAAAGACAACAAACAGGGGCTGGCATACTCCACGGATTTTGAAAAATGGCCTGAAGTGCTTGACTATGCCCTTGAGGCCGCTAAATGGACTCAAAGTGATGACTATATATCATTTTCACCTAAACAGCAGTACTTTGATGTTGACATATATGACAAAAACATTGTCTCGATTAAGGAGGACGATGTAATAGCTATGGCTATGGATGTTGAGAGGGCGGCTCTACAGGAGAGCGGCAAGGTAAAGCGAGTCAGAAACGCCTCAGCCGAGGTTACCGTCATGGAGCTGTGTTTAGCTAACACCGGCGGATTATTCGGTCTCTACAGCGCAACATCTTGCAGTTTTTCAGTGATGGCTATGGCTGAGGAAAACGGTGATACCCAATCAGGCTGGCACTATGAAACCAACAGGTATCTGCCGGCAAAGGCTGCCGCCTGTAGTGTGGGTAAAATTGCCGCCCTCAGAGCGCTTGAACTCCTCGGTGCAAGGCCTTTTAAATCACTAAAAACAGCCATTGTAATGGACAATTCCGTGGCTGTGGATTTTTTAAGCCTTATTGCTTCCTCATTGTCCTCTGAAAATGTACAAAAGGGAAAATCCATGTTCTGCGGTAAACTGTCAAAGCCGGTAGTGTCAGAGCATGTCAATATAATAGATGACGCCACAATTCATAGGAGCTCCGCAGGACGCCCATTTGATGGTGAGGGCGTTCCTTCTCAAAAGACGGTACTCATCAGCAACGGTATCCTAAGCGGTTACTTGTATAACCTCTATACTGCTAAGAAAGACAATGTAAAATCCACGGGAAATGCAGCAAGGGGCGGCATAAAGGGCCTGCCTCAGGTGGGAGCGTCAAACCTCTACATAGAGCCTGCCGGTGATAAGTTTAAATACAGTGATCTTGACGAAATGTTTAAGGATATGGGAACGGGCCTCTATATAACCGATGCGATGGGAGTTCATATGGCTAACAGAATAACCGGTGATTTTTCCGTGGGAGTAAGCGGCATATGGATAGAAAACGGTAGCCGTGCCTTTCCGGTTAAGGAGGCTGTGATGAGTGGTAATTTACTCGATTTTTTTAAAAACATAGAGGCTTTTGCCGGTGAAGTAAAATTCTACGGGCGATACGGCAGCCCTTCTTTATTAATAAATGATGTTGATATAAGCGGGTAG
- a CDS encoding acyl-CoA dehydrogenase family protein yields MDYFFTEEQLMIRDLARQIAEEKVVPVRAELDEKEEFPKDIMKIIAQADLFGLFVPEQYGGLGKGAVELCIAVEELSRACLGVSTSYAANALGTFPILLFGTDAQKDKFLPDIASGKKLVAFGLTEANAGSDAAGIQTTAVKDGDEYVLNGTKQWITNGSEAEIYTVIAMTDKARGARGASAFIVEKGTPGFTFGKKEKKMGIRASITCELVFDNCRLPKENILGKDGMGFIVAMKTLDQSRIGVGAQGLGVAQGAFEEAVKFAKTRIQFEKPIISFQAIQHMIADMAIEIEAARALVYSVAKFIDSGAKDITKPSAMAKTFATDIGMKVTTNALQVMGGSGYMRDYPVEKMMRDAKILQIYEGTNQIQRNVICQSLIKEFSRIK; encoded by the coding sequence ATGGATTATTTCTTTACAGAAGAGCAGTTGATGATAAGGGACTTGGCACGGCAGATAGCAGAGGAAAAAGTAGTGCCTGTGCGGGCTGAGCTTGACGAAAAAGAGGAATTCCCAAAAGATATTATGAAGATAATTGCTCAGGCCGATCTCTTTGGTTTATTTGTACCGGAGCAGTACGGGGGCTTAGGAAAGGGGGCGGTAGAGCTCTGCATTGCAGTAGAGGAGCTAAGCCGGGCATGTTTGGGTGTTTCCACCAGTTATGCTGCAAATGCCCTCGGCACTTTCCCTATTCTTTTGTTTGGCACAGATGCTCAAAAGGATAAGTTCTTACCGGATATCGCATCCGGTAAAAAGCTGGTAGCTTTCGGCCTTACCGAGGCTAACGCTGGAAGTGATGCCGCAGGAATTCAAACAACCGCCGTTAAAGACGGTGATGAGTATGTTTTAAACGGTACCAAGCAGTGGATAACTAACGGCAGCGAGGCTGAGATATATACAGTTATAGCCATGACGGATAAAGCCCGCGGAGCAAGAGGCGCTTCCGCCTTTATTGTAGAGAAAGGAACACCGGGATTTACATTTGGCAAAAAGGAAAAAAAGATGGGCATACGGGCATCTATTACCTGTGAGCTTGTTTTCGACAATTGCCGCCTGCCTAAGGAAAACATTTTGGGCAAAGACGGTATGGGCTTTATCGTTGCCATGAAGACACTTGATCAGTCAAGAATCGGGGTCGGAGCACAAGGGCTGGGAGTAGCACAGGGAGCCTTTGAGGAGGCTGTGAAATTTGCTAAAACAAGAATTCAGTTTGAAAAACCGATTATTAGTTTTCAGGCAATACAACACATGATTGCTGACATGGCTATTGAGATAGAGGCCGCAAGGGCACTTGTCTATTCGGTAGCAAAATTTATAGACAGTGGTGCCAAGGATATTACAAAACCCTCTGCTATGGCTAAAACGTTTGCCACTGATATTGGTATGAAAGTTACGACAAATGCTCTACAGGTTATGGGCGGCTCCGGCTATATGCGTGACTACCCTGTGGAGAAGATGATGCGGGATGCCAAGATTTTGCAAATCTACGAGGGCACTAATCAGATTCAAAGAAATGTCATTTGCCAAAGCCTAATTAAGGAGTTCTCGAGGATAAAATAA
- the fabD gene encoding ACP S-malonyltransferase: MKKVAVVFPGQGSQGVGMGLDLFENFDEAKAVYKEASEALNYDIGKLCFTGPKDELNKTFRTQPALLTTSVAAYRVMLSKGIKPEMLAGHSLGEYSALVAAGVLTLPAAVKLTEMRGKFMQEAVPEGHGLMAAILGLDRGSVDNICLQVKSGYVAAANYNCPEQTVIAGEKHAVDEAIKLAKDAGAKRAIPLAVSVPSHCTLMVGASEQLSKYFEGITFKNAEIPIVNNADAMVLLKADQIKASLIRQLNSPLLWEDSVKKMVDTGVEVFVEVGPITVLSGLIKRIDSSVTILNVQDSVSLERTVAALNN, translated from the coding sequence ATGAAAAAGGTAGCTGTTGTGTTTCCCGGGCAGGGTTCTCAAGGAGTAGGGATGGGACTTGACCTCTTTGAAAACTTTGATGAGGCAAAAGCCGTCTATAAAGAAGCCTCTGAGGCTCTCAATTATGATATAGGGAAGTTATGTTTTACCGGTCCTAAAGATGAATTAAATAAAACCTTCAGAACTCAGCCGGCTCTTCTGACAACAAGCGTTGCCGCCTACAGAGTAATGTTGTCAAAGGGGATAAAGCCTGAAATGTTGGCGGGGCATAGTCTTGGGGAGTATTCGGCCCTTGTTGCCGCAGGTGTATTGACTCTTCCGGCGGCGGTTAAGTTAACCGAAATGCGCGGGAAATTTATGCAGGAAGCCGTCCCTGAAGGACATGGCCTTATGGCAGCCATACTGGGGCTTGACAGAGGGAGTGTTGATAATATCTGTTTGCAGGTTAAATCCGGCTATGTTGCAGCGGCTAATTATAACTGCCCGGAGCAGACTGTGATTGCAGGCGAAAAGCATGCTGTTGATGAGGCCATAAAACTTGCTAAGGATGCAGGGGCAAAACGTGCCATACCGCTTGCCGTCAGCGTTCCCTCTCACTGTACCCTTATGGTTGGCGCATCTGAGCAGTTAAGTAAATACTTTGAAGGTATAACTTTTAAAAATGCTGAAATTCCAATTGTTAACAATGCAGACGCTATGGTATTGCTCAAGGCTGACCAAATTAAAGCATCGTTAATCAGGCAGCTTAACAGTCCGCTTCTTTGGGAAGACTCAGTTAAAAAGATGGTTGACACCGGTGTGGAGGTTTTTGTAGAGGTTGGCCCTATAACGGTTCTGTCAGGGTTGATTAAACGGATAGATTCATCTGTTACAATATTAAATGTGCAGGACAGCGTTTCTTTAGAGCGAACCGTGGCAGCGTTAAACAATTAA
- a CDS encoding electron transfer flavoprotein subunit beta/FixA family protein yields MKIVVCIKQVPDTAEVKINPQTNTLMRDGVPSIINPYDLHAIEAAVSIREMVNATVTVLTMGPPQAETALREAVAMGADEAVLLSDRAFAGSDTWATAYTLSGALKKIGYDIIFCGKQAIDGDTAQVGPAVAEFLDIPHVAYISKINSISDSHVEVRRMMDDGYDVVETSVPALFTVVRELNQPRYASLKGKMRAKNAQIKKLTHADIELDEKDLGLSGSPTQVKNIFAPEMKKERILFEGKPQEQAAELLGVLKTIKCI; encoded by the coding sequence ATGAAGATTGTTGTGTGCATTAAGCAGGTGCCGGATACGGCTGAGGTTAAGATTAATCCTCAAACTAATACACTTATGAGAGACGGCGTACCGAGCATAATAAACCCCTATGATTTACACGCTATTGAGGCCGCCGTTTCGATAAGGGAAATGGTCAACGCCACGGTTACGGTCTTAACAATGGGACCTCCTCAAGCCGAGACGGCACTCAGGGAAGCTGTTGCGATGGGAGCGGATGAGGCTGTGTTACTTTCCGACAGAGCCTTCGCAGGCTCCGACACGTGGGCTACCGCATACACTCTTTCCGGTGCTTTAAAGAAAATCGGTTACGATATTATTTTTTGTGGCAAACAGGCCATTGACGGTGACACTGCCCAGGTGGGCCCTGCTGTGGCCGAGTTTCTCGACATCCCGCACGTGGCTTATATTAGTAAAATTAACTCTATCTCAGATTCTCATGTTGAGGTAAGGCGCATGATGGATGACGGTTATGATGTTGTTGAGACCTCGGTTCCTGCGCTTTTCACCGTTGTGCGCGAGCTTAACCAGCCGCGCTATGCCTCCCTGAAAGGTAAGATGCGTGCAAAAAACGCCCAAATTAAAAAGCTCACCCATGCCGATATAGAACTGGATGAAAAAGACCTCGGGCTTTCAGGTTCCCCCACTCAGGTTAAAAACATCTTTGCGCCGGAGATGAAAAAAGAGCGTATCCTGTTTGAAGGTAAGCCTCAGGAGCAGGCAGCAGAGCTTCTCGGTGTGCTTAAGACTATTAAATGTATATAG